In one window of Falco biarmicus isolate bFalBia1 chromosome 16, bFalBia1.pri, whole genome shotgun sequence DNA:
- the LAD1 gene encoding ladinin-1 isoform X2, translated as MSFSRRNWSDLSSLARQRTLEDEEEQQRERRRRHRSLLSSTSTDEEPSSPRKDTSPASSRPPSLVKPVPPEDREERKLSEVLKTQEGRRTRSTMAVSEKLRQEKEQQEPGVGASRVEARMQLRAGQQSIQAGEQDQDVAKGRGDPPREQHPEPASERKVVLRGRLQDKERQGVETPRGEPRKEVGEPQQQPELGGCRLREVKILTRQGSRSMEEKAALVVTSSLDQQPSRNPSKEVIQPSPTRDEPAEKSDTSPALVTYSSSIRRTSPRTVSFRVISRKQKEESQSPLTRSTSLRIPGSSTTIGEKLEKYTSAVQRSEVVKSSLNIQKSRLLSSEGVASKRNFFEASVPSKAEPLAVRKDNLKITGSVTSRINLWISRAQEPAKEEKSKDIRKVNSLSNRDVWVKQPGDAPEDTKL; from the exons atgtctTTCAGCAGAAGGAACTGGTCTGATCTCTCCAG CCTGGCCAGGCAGAGGACCCTTGAGGAtgaagaagagcagcaaagagAGCGCCGGCGAAGGCACCGGAGCCTGCTGTCCTCCACGTCGACAGATGAAGAACCTTCTAGCCCTAGGAAAGACACTAGTCCAGCTTCCAGCAG ACCTCCATCCCTGGTGAAGCCAGTGCCTCCAGAGGACAGGGAAGAGCGAAAGCTCTCGGAGGTGCTGAAGACACAAGAAGGGAGACGGACAAGGTCCACGATGgctgtttctgaaaagctgaggcaggagaaggagcagcaggagccaggggTGGGAGCAAGCCGCGTGGAGGCAAGGATGCAGCTGCgtgcagggcagcagagcatccaggctggagagcaggaTCAGGATGTGGCCAAGGGCAGAGGGGACCCACCGAGAGAACAGCACCCAGAGCCGGCCTCGGAGAGGAAGGTGGTGCTCAGGGGACGGCTCCAAGACAAAGAGAGACAAGGTGTGGAGACTCCTCGGGGGGAGCCAAGGAAAGAGGTGGgggagccacagcagcagccagagctggggggctgccggCTCCGTGAAGTGAAGATCCTGACCAGACAGGGAAGCCGCAGcatggaggagaaggcagcctTGGTGGTGACCTCATCTCTGGACCAGCAG CCATCCAGGAATCCCTCAAAGGAGGTAATACAGCCATCTCCCACCCGAGATGAACCTGCAGAAAAGTCAGATACTTCTCCAGCTCTTGTCACCTACAGCAGCTCCATCAGACGAACCAGCCCAAGAACTGTCTCCTTTCGA GTgatttcaagaaaacagaaagaagaaagccaaAGCCCTCTCACAAGGAG cACGAGTCTGAGGATCCCAGGTAGCAGCACCACCATTGGGGAGAAGCTGGAAAAGTACACCTCAGCCGTCCAG cGCTCAGAGGTGGTGAAATCATCCCTGAATATTCAGAAGAGCCGCTTGCTGTCCTCGGAGGGGGTGGCCAGCAAACGCAACTTCTTCGAGGCAAGCGTTCCCAGCAAGGCTGAGCCACTTGCTGTCAGGAAG GACAACCTGAAGATCACAGGTTCGGTGACGTCCCGCATTAATCTGTGGATCAGCCGAGCTCAGGAGCCTGccaaggaggaaaagagcaag GACATCAGGAAAGTCAACAGCCTGTCAAACCGTGATGTCTGGGTAAAGCAGCCTGGAGACGCCCCTGAAGACACCAAG TTGTAA
- the LAD1 gene encoding ladinin-1 isoform X1 — translation MSFSRRNWSDLSSLARQRTLEDEEEQQRERRRRHRSLLSSTSTDEEPSSPRKDTSPASSRPPSLVKPVPPEDREERKLSEVLKTQEGRRTRSTMAVSEKLRQEKEQQEPGVGASRVEARMQLRAGQQSIQAGEQDQDVAKGRGDPPREQHPEPASERKVVLRGRLQDKERQGVETPRGEPRKEVGEPQQQPELGGCRLREVKILTRQGSRSMEEKAALVVTSSLDQQQPSRNPSKEVIQPSPTRDEPAEKSDTSPALVTYSSSIRRTSPRTVSFRVISRKQKEESQSPLTRSTSLRIPGSSTTIGEKLEKYTSAVQRSEVVKSSLNIQKSRLLSSEGVASKRNFFEASVPSKAEPLAVRKDNLKITGSVTSRINLWISRAQEPAKEEKSKDIRKVNSLSNRDVWVKQPGDAPEDTKL, via the exons atgtctTTCAGCAGAAGGAACTGGTCTGATCTCTCCAG CCTGGCCAGGCAGAGGACCCTTGAGGAtgaagaagagcagcaaagagAGCGCCGGCGAAGGCACCGGAGCCTGCTGTCCTCCACGTCGACAGATGAAGAACCTTCTAGCCCTAGGAAAGACACTAGTCCAGCTTCCAGCAG ACCTCCATCCCTGGTGAAGCCAGTGCCTCCAGAGGACAGGGAAGAGCGAAAGCTCTCGGAGGTGCTGAAGACACAAGAAGGGAGACGGACAAGGTCCACGATGgctgtttctgaaaagctgaggcaggagaaggagcagcaggagccaggggTGGGAGCAAGCCGCGTGGAGGCAAGGATGCAGCTGCgtgcagggcagcagagcatccaggctggagagcaggaTCAGGATGTGGCCAAGGGCAGAGGGGACCCACCGAGAGAACAGCACCCAGAGCCGGCCTCGGAGAGGAAGGTGGTGCTCAGGGGACGGCTCCAAGACAAAGAGAGACAAGGTGTGGAGACTCCTCGGGGGGAGCCAAGGAAAGAGGTGGgggagccacagcagcagccagagctggggggctgccggCTCCGTGAAGTGAAGATCCTGACCAGACAGGGAAGCCGCAGcatggaggagaaggcagcctTGGTGGTGACCTCATCTCTGGACCAGCAG CAGCCATCCAGGAATCCCTCAAAGGAGGTAATACAGCCATCTCCCACCCGAGATGAACCTGCAGAAAAGTCAGATACTTCTCCAGCTCTTGTCACCTACAGCAGCTCCATCAGACGAACCAGCCCAAGAACTGTCTCCTTTCGA GTgatttcaagaaaacagaaagaagaaagccaaAGCCCTCTCACAAGGAG cACGAGTCTGAGGATCCCAGGTAGCAGCACCACCATTGGGGAGAAGCTGGAAAAGTACACCTCAGCCGTCCAG cGCTCAGAGGTGGTGAAATCATCCCTGAATATTCAGAAGAGCCGCTTGCTGTCCTCGGAGGGGGTGGCCAGCAAACGCAACTTCTTCGAGGCAAGCGTTCCCAGCAAGGCTGAGCCACTTGCTGTCAGGAAG GACAACCTGAAGATCACAGGTTCGGTGACGTCCCGCATTAATCTGTGGATCAGCCGAGCTCAGGAGCCTGccaaggaggaaaagagcaag GACATCAGGAAAGTCAACAGCCTGTCAAACCGTGATGTCTGGGTAAAGCAGCCTGGAGACGCCCCTGAAGACACCAAG TTGTAA
- the TNNT2 gene encoding troponin T, cardiac muscle has translation MPNLVPPKIPDGERLDFDDIHRKRMEKDLNELQALIEAHFESRKKEEEELMSLKDRIEQRRAERAEQQRIRSEREKERQARMAEERARKEEEEARKKAEEEARKKKALSNMLHFGGYMQKSEKKGGKKQTEREKKKKILSERRKPLNIDHLNEDKLRDKARELWQTIRDLEAEKFDLQEKFKRQKYEINVLRNRVSDHQKVSKAARGKTMVGGRWK, from the exons ATGCCAAACCTGGTGCCTCCCAAAATCCCAGATGGTGAGAGACTGGATTTTGAT GACATCCACCGCAAGCGCATGGAGAAGGACCTGAATGAGCTGCAGGCCCTTATCGAAGCCCACTTTGAGAgcaggaagaaggaggaagaggagctcATGTCCCTCAAGGACAGGATT GAGCAGCGGCGAGCggagagggcagagcagcagcggATTCGCAGCGAGAGAGAGAAGGAGCGCCAAGCCCGCATGGCC GAAGAAAGAGCTCgcaaggaggaagaggaggcaagGAAGAAGGCCGAGGAGGAAGCGCggaagaaaaaagctttgtCCAACATGCTGCATTTTGGAGGCTACATGCAGAAG TCAGAGAAAAAGGGTGGGAAGAAGCAAACAGAGcgggaaaagaagaagaagatcCTCAGTGAACGGCGGAAGCCCCTGAACATCGACCACCTCAACGAAGACAAGCTGAG GGACAAGGCCAGGGAGCTGTGGCAAACCATCCGTGACCTGGAGGCTGAGAAATTTGACCTGCAGGAGAAGTTCAAGCGGCAGAAGTATGAG ATCAACGTCCTCCGAAACCGTGTTAGTGACCACCAGAAAGT GTCAAAGGCTGCCCGTGGGAAGACCATGGTGGGGGGCCGGTGGAAATAG
- the LAD1 gene encoding ladinin-1 isoform X3 — translation MSFSRRNWSDLSSLARQRTLEDEEEQQRERRRRHRSLLSSTSTDEEPSSPRKDTSPASSRPPSLVKPVPPEDREERKLSEVLKTQEGRRTRSTMAVSEKLRQEKEQQEPGVGASRVEARMQLRAGQQSIQAGEQDQDVAKGRGDPPREQHPEPASERKVVLRGRLQDKERQGVETPRGEPRKEVGEPQQQPELGGCRLREVKILTRQGSRSMEEKAALVVTSSLDQQVISRKQKEESQSPLTRSTSLRIPGSSTTIGEKLEKYTSAVQRSEVVKSSLNIQKSRLLSSEGVASKRNFFEASVPSKAEPLAVRKDNLKITGSVTSRINLWISRAQEPAKEEKSKDIRKVNSLSNRDVWVKQPGDAPEDTKL, via the exons atgtctTTCAGCAGAAGGAACTGGTCTGATCTCTCCAG CCTGGCCAGGCAGAGGACCCTTGAGGAtgaagaagagcagcaaagagAGCGCCGGCGAAGGCACCGGAGCCTGCTGTCCTCCACGTCGACAGATGAAGAACCTTCTAGCCCTAGGAAAGACACTAGTCCAGCTTCCAGCAG ACCTCCATCCCTGGTGAAGCCAGTGCCTCCAGAGGACAGGGAAGAGCGAAAGCTCTCGGAGGTGCTGAAGACACAAGAAGGGAGACGGACAAGGTCCACGATGgctgtttctgaaaagctgaggcaggagaaggagcagcaggagccaggggTGGGAGCAAGCCGCGTGGAGGCAAGGATGCAGCTGCgtgcagggcagcagagcatccaggctggagagcaggaTCAGGATGTGGCCAAGGGCAGAGGGGACCCACCGAGAGAACAGCACCCAGAGCCGGCCTCGGAGAGGAAGGTGGTGCTCAGGGGACGGCTCCAAGACAAAGAGAGACAAGGTGTGGAGACTCCTCGGGGGGAGCCAAGGAAAGAGGTGGgggagccacagcagcagccagagctggggggctgccggCTCCGTGAAGTGAAGATCCTGACCAGACAGGGAAGCCGCAGcatggaggagaaggcagcctTGGTGGTGACCTCATCTCTGGACCAGCAG GTgatttcaagaaaacagaaagaagaaagccaaAGCCCTCTCACAAGGAG cACGAGTCTGAGGATCCCAGGTAGCAGCACCACCATTGGGGAGAAGCTGGAAAAGTACACCTCAGCCGTCCAG cGCTCAGAGGTGGTGAAATCATCCCTGAATATTCAGAAGAGCCGCTTGCTGTCCTCGGAGGGGGTGGCCAGCAAACGCAACTTCTTCGAGGCAAGCGTTCCCAGCAAGGCTGAGCCACTTGCTGTCAGGAAG GACAACCTGAAGATCACAGGTTCGGTGACGTCCCGCATTAATCTGTGGATCAGCCGAGCTCAGGAGCCTGccaaggaggaaaagagcaag GACATCAGGAAAGTCAACAGCCTGTCAAACCGTGATGTCTGGGTAAAGCAGCCTGGAGACGCCCCTGAAGACACCAAG TTGTAA